The nucleotide sequence CTCCAGCGAAATGCTGCGGTTGCCGCGCGGGTTGTCCGGCGTGGCCTCCAGACCGCCGGCGCCGAACAATTCACCGTGGACGTACGCGATCGGCGGCAGCGAGCCGTCGGGGCGTTTGTGCTGGTTGACCCAGTCCAGTTCGAGCATCTGGACCTCCATGCCCTTGGGCAGCCGCTTGCCTTCGGGGACGGTGCCCTCGCTCCAGACGAAGACGCCCGAATTGCCGCCGGCCTCCATGTGCCGCCACTCGATGTGCAGGATGAAGTTCTCGTACTGTCGGTCGCTGCGCATCACGCCGATGGGGTGGCCGCTGCAGACGAGCAGGCCGTCCCGCACGCTCCAGGTGTCCTCGGCGGTGTTGACGTTGACCCAACCGGTCAGGTCCTTGCCGTTGAACAGCGAACGAAACTGCGGCAGTTCGACGCCCTCGGCCCTGGTCACGCCGGATTGTATCAATGCCGCAGCACACAGCACAATCATCGCTTGCCTCTTCATGGTTCGATCTCCATTGGGGGTTTCTCGTTCCGGTCCTTGACCGTGCACGTGGACGGATCGTTCATTCAGACCCCACGGTAGCAGAATCTGAGCGAATCGCAAGGGGACGGACCGAAATGAAAAGGGGCTGCCC is from Anaerobaca lacustris and encodes:
- a CDS encoding 3-keto-disaccharide hydrolase, which gives rise to MKRQAMIVLCAAALIQSGVTRAEGVELPQFRSLFNGKDLTGWVNVNTAEDTWSVRDGLLVCSGHPIGVMRSDRQYENFILHIEWRHMEAGGNSGVFVWSEGTVPEGKRLPKGMEVQMLELDWVNQHKRPDGSLPPIAYVHGELFGAGGLEATPDNPRGNRSISLENRCKGKGQWNVYDVVCVDGTVKLAVNGKFVNSIRNSSVKKGYLCLESEGAEIHFRNIWILELPPGITSPENTAPVVP